In Syntrophomonas wolfei subsp. wolfei str. Goettingen G311, a single window of DNA contains:
- a CDS encoding sigma-54-dependent Fis family transcriptional regulator, which translates to MNLGEIMSPNPVLLRPEQSIRETVTLFLERNIDGAPVVDENNQIIGLFTKTHVYRAIEQEMDMLQPIEKLMKRDIIIGHPEEEIEDVLYPGLGRLPIADETGIMGMITRTDLARVFLESYRNISSELDAIINSTHNMIVSVDKQSRIRVFNRAAEKLLKQKAENVKGKLIDDVYPTSRLTNIIKSGQVETLQKIMLNNHYFISNRSPIIKDGEIIGAVGVLQDISELEELSRELKYVKELNEELDAIIESSYDGLYITDGNGMTLRLNKAFEMITGINGREFLGRHVDDIAREGIVSESVSSLALARKETVTIIQETRSGKTTLATGSPVFDKIGNIFRVVCNVRDITELNMLKQKLEQVQGLSQHYESQLKTLRIYSGTDKIISKSTEMRKLLETVVRLAEVDSTILINGESGTGKELIAETIHNHSARAKKPFIKVNCGAIPENLMESELFGYEYGAFTGAKKEGKAGYFELAHEGTLFLDEIGDLPFNLQVKLLRVLQSKEINRVGGRQALKVDTRILAATNRNLLEMVQKKQFREDLYYRLHVIPVIIPPLRDRKEDIPSLIVHFIALFNRKYKLNKRISPDVVDILMAYDWPGNVRELENLIERLVVISSSDIISRDELPVHLSSAAVDNPQVSVSAIIPLKEAVESVERQLLERAFAQYRTTRQMAQKLEVNASTVVRKAAKYGISPPSR; encoded by the coding sequence ATGAACTTAGGCGAAATAATGAGCCCCAACCCTGTTTTACTAAGACCGGAACAATCAATCCGCGAAACAGTAACCCTTTTCCTGGAGCGGAATATTGATGGAGCTCCGGTGGTGGATGAGAATAATCAAATTATCGGACTTTTTACCAAGACCCATGTTTATCGAGCGATAGAGCAGGAAATGGATATGCTTCAACCCATAGAGAAATTAATGAAGCGTGATATTATTATTGGACACCCGGAAGAAGAGATAGAAGATGTACTATATCCCGGACTAGGGAGATTGCCCATAGCAGATGAAACCGGAATTATGGGCATGATTACCCGGACTGATTTGGCCCGGGTTTTCCTGGAGTCATATAGAAATATATCCAGTGAACTAGATGCTATTATCAACTCTACCCATAACATGATTGTTTCCGTAGACAAGCAATCCAGAATCAGGGTATTCAACCGGGCCGCTGAAAAACTTTTAAAACAAAAAGCAGAGAATGTAAAAGGCAAGCTTATCGATGATGTATACCCTACCAGCCGTCTTACCAATATAATCAAGTCGGGGCAGGTCGAGACCTTGCAGAAGATTATGTTGAATAACCACTATTTTATCTCCAATCGTTCACCGATAATTAAAGATGGCGAGATAATTGGAGCAGTTGGTGTTTTGCAAGATATTTCCGAACTGGAGGAGTTATCGCGGGAATTAAAATATGTTAAAGAACTCAACGAAGAACTGGATGCTATTATTGAATCATCGTATGACGGTCTTTATATTACGGATGGCAATGGGATGACATTGCGTTTAAATAAAGCCTTTGAAATGATTACCGGGATAAATGGACGCGAGTTCTTGGGAAGGCATGTGGATGACATAGCCCGGGAGGGTATTGTTTCCGAATCGGTAAGCTCCCTGGCCCTTGCGCGCAAAGAAACCGTAACTATTATTCAAGAAACCAGAAGCGGCAAGACTACTCTGGCCACAGGTAGCCCGGTCTTTGATAAAATCGGGAATATATTTCGCGTGGTTTGCAATGTCCGGGATATTACGGAACTCAATATGCTGAAACAGAAATTGGAACAGGTTCAGGGATTAAGTCAGCACTATGAAAGCCAGTTAAAAACCCTGCGAATTTATAGTGGTACAGATAAAATCATAAGCAAATCTACCGAAATGAGAAAGCTTTTGGAAACGGTGGTTCGATTGGCAGAGGTAGACTCCACCATTTTGATCAATGGTGAATCAGGAACCGGCAAGGAGCTTATTGCTGAGACCATTCATAACCACAGTGCTCGCGCCAAGAAACCGTTTATTAAGGTAAACTGCGGAGCCATCCCCGAGAACCTGATGGAATCAGAGCTTTTTGGTTATGAGTATGGGGCTTTTACCGGTGCTAAAAAGGAAGGTAAAGCCGGTTATTTCGAACTGGCCCATGAGGGAACCCTTTTTCTGGATGAGATAGGTGACCTGCCCTTTAATTTGCAGGTAAAACTCTTGAGAGTATTGCAGAGCAAGGAAATAAACCGGGTGGGGGGGAGACAAGCTCTTAAAGTTGACACCCGGATTCTGGCTGCCACCAACCGCAACCTCTTGGAAATGGTGCAGAAAAAGCAATTCAGGGAGGATCTTTATTATCGTCTACATGTAATTCCGGTTATAATTCCTCCATTGAGGGATAGAAAGGAAGATATACCATCGCTGATAGTGCATTTTATCGCTTTGTTTAATCGTAAATATAAGCTTAACAAGCGCATATCCCCCGATGTAGTAGATATATTGATGGCTTATGACTGGCCGGGAAATGTACGCGAACTGGAAAACTTGATTGAAAGGCTGGTGGTTATATCCTCCAGTGACATCATAAGTCGGGATGAGCTTCCAGTTCATTTGAGTTCGGCTGCGGTTGATAATCCCCAGGTTAGTGTTTCGGCAATTATTCCACTCAAGGAAGCAGTAGAAAGTGTGGAAAGACAGCTACTGGAAAGGGCTTTTGCCCAGTATAGGACTACCCGTCAAATGGCCCAAAAACTAGAGGTGAATGCTTCCACCGTGGTTAGGAAGGCTGCTAAATATGGAATATCTCCTCCGAGCCGGTAA